A part of Sugiyamaella lignohabitans strain CBS 10342 chromosome D, complete sequence genomic DNA contains:
- the IPL1 gene encoding aurora kinase (Aurora kinase of conserved chromosomal passenger complex; mediates release on mono-oriented kinetochores from microtubules in meiosis I, also release of kinetochores from cluster at SPBs at meiosis exit; helps maintain condensed chromosomes during anaphase, early telophase; required for SPB cohesion and prevention of multipolar spindle formation; Iocalizes to nuclear foci that diffuse upon DNA replication stress; required for inhibition of karyopherin Pse1p upon SAC arrest; GO_component: GO:0005694 - chromosome [Evidence IEA]; GO_component: GO:0032133 - chromosome passenger complex [Evidence IDA] [PMID 19158380]; GO_component: GO:0000775 - chromosome, centromeric region [Evidence IEA]; GO_component: GO:0000777 - condensed chromosome kinetochore [Evidence IEA]; GO_component: GO:0000778 - condensed nuclear chromosome kinetochore [Evidence IDA] [PMID 11511347]; GO_component: GO:0000778 - condensed nuclear chromosome kinetochore [Evidence IDA] [PMID 12566427]; GO_component: GO:0005737 - cytoplasm [Evidence IEA]; GO_component: GO:0005737 - cytoplasm [Evidence IDA] [PMID 22842922]; GO_component: GO:0005856 - cytoskeleton [Evidence IEA]; GO_component: GO:0000776 - kinetochore [Evidence IEA]; GO_component: GO:0005828 - kinetochore microtubule [Evidence IDA] [PMID 11724818]; GO_component: GO:0005874 - microtubule [Evidence IDA] [PMID 22842922]; GO_component: GO:0005634 - nucleus [Evidence IEA,IEA]; GO_component: GO:0005634 - nucleus [Evidence IDA] [PMID 22842922]; GO_component: GO:0005819 - spindle [Evidence IEA]; GO_component: GO:0005819 - spindle [Evidence IDA] [PMID 12566427]; GO_component: GO:0005876 - spindle microtubule [Evidence IDA] [PMID 11511347]; GO_component: GO:0005876 - spindle microtubule [Evidence IDA] [PMID 11724818]; GO_component: GO:0051233 - spindle midzone [Evidence IDA] [PMID 12566427]; GO_function: GO:0005524 - ATP binding [Evidence IEA,IEA]; GO_function: GO:0016301 - kinase activity [Evidence IEA]; GO_function: GO:0000166 - nucleotide binding [Evidence IEA]; GO_function: GO:0004672 - protein kinase activity [Evidence IEA]; GO_function: GO:0004672 - protein kinase activity [Evidence IDA] [PMID 10072382]; GO_function: GO:0004672 - protein kinase activity [Evidence IDA] [PMID 16143104]; GO_function: GO:0004672 - protein kinase activity [Evidence IDA] [PMID 16319894]; GO_function: GO:0004672 - protein kinase activity [Evidence IDA] [PMID 23142046]; GO_function: GO:0004674 - protein serine/threonine kinase activity [Evidence IEA,IEA]; GO_function: GO:0016740 - transferase activity [Evidence IEA]; GO_function: GO:0016772 - transferase activity, transferring phosphorus-containing groups [Evidence IEA]; GO_process: GO:0008608 - attachment of spindle microtubules to kinetochore [Evidence IMP] [PMID 10072382]; GO_process: GO:0007049 - cell cycle [Evidence IEA]; GO_process: GO:0007059 - chromosome segregation [Evidence IEA]; GO_process: GO:0007059 - chromosome segregation [Evidence IMP] [PMID 8293973]; GO_process: GO:0045143 - homologous chromosome segregation [Evidence IMP] [PMID 17289568]; GO_process: GO:0045144 - meiotic sister chromatid segregation [Evidence IMP] [PMID 17289568]; GO_process: GO:0045144 - meiotic sister chromatid segregation [Evidence IMP] [PMID 17371833]; GO_process: GO:0044774 - mitotic DNA integrity checkpoint [Evidence IGI] [PMID 16651657]; GO_process: GO:0051228 - mitotic spindle disassembly [Evidence IMP] [PMID 12566427]; GO_process: GO:1901925 - negative regulation of protein import into nucleus during spindle assembly checkpoint [Evidence IMP] [PMID 23177738]; GO_process: GO:0016310 - phosphorylation [Evidence IEA]; GO_process: GO:0090232 - positive regulation of spindle checkpoint [Evidence IMP] [PMID 16327780]; GO_process: GO:0006468 - protein phosphorylation [Evidence IEA]; GO_process: GO:0006468 - protein phosphorylation [Evidence IDA] [PMID 16319894]; GO_process: GO:0006468 - protein phosphorylation [Evidence IDA,IMP] [PMID 17504936]; GO_process: GO:0006468 - protein phosphorylation [Evidence IDA] [PMID 23142046]; GO_process: GO:0032465 - regulation of cytokinesis [Evidence IMP] [PMID 16615892]): MAPPPSPGASTGPTQQQQQQQQSNSKIDPNILRRSNPLSGIASSGIGGKQHQYTLDSFEIGRKLGKGKFGRVYCVREKSSGYICALKAMEKKELIEFKVETQFRREVEIQSNLRHPNILRMYGHFHDAKRVYLIIEYVAHGELFKVLRRESRFSEVKASKYISQMADALSYLHKKHIIHRDIKPENILLGMDGNIKIADFGWSVHAPTSRRTTMCGTLDYLPPEMVEARDHDYRVDIWSLGVLAYEFIVGNPPFEESGHAATYKRISKVDLRIPSFVSVEAADLIKRLLQHDQDKRMPLKDVQQHPWILKNKPFWDTV; the protein is encoded by the coding sequence atggcaccaccaccatcaccgGGAGCTTCTACAGGCCCaacacaacaacaacagcaacaacaacaatcaaaTTCAAAGATCGATCCTAATATTTTACGGCGGTCAAACCCATTATCAGGAATCGCTTCTTCTGGGATTGGAGGTAAGCAACACCAATATACCCTTGATTCATTTGAGATTGGTCGAAAGCTCGGAAAAGGAAAGTTCGGTCGCGTTTACTGTGTACGGGAAAAATCCTCTGGCTATATTTGTGCATTAAAGGCTATGGAGAAAAAAGAGCTAATTGAGTTTAAAGTTGAAACACAGTTCAGACGAGAGGTTGAAATTCAATCAAACCTTCGACATCCAAACATTTTGAGAATGTACGGCCATTTCCATGACGCAAAACGTGTTTATTTGATTATTGAATATGTGGCACATGGAGAGCTATTCAAAGTGCTCCGTCGCGAGTCAAGATTCTCCGAGGTCAAGGCATCTAAATACATTTCACAAATGGCAGATGCGCTTAGTTATCTGCACAAGAAGCATATAATTCACAGGGACATCAAGCCAGAAAACATTCTCCTCGGTATGGACGGTAACATTAAGATAGCAGACTTCGGCTGGTCTGTGCATGCTCCGACATCACGAAGAACTACCATGTGCGGTACACTCGACTACTTACCTCCAGAAATGGTCGAGGCCAGAGATCACGATTATAGAGTTGATATCTGGTCTCTAGGCGTTTTAGCATATGAGTTCATTGTAGGGAATCCACCTTTCGAAGAGAGTGGCCATGCTGCTACCTACAAGCGTATATCAAAAGTTGATTTGCGCATTCCATCATTCGTTTCTGTTGAAGCTGCCGACCTTATCAAACGACTACTACAACATGATCAAGATAAGAGAATGCCTCTGAAGGATGTCCAACAACATCCATGGATCTTAAAAAATAAGCCATTCTGGGATACTGTTTAG